One genomic window of Luteitalea pratensis includes the following:
- a CDS encoding cupin domain-containing protein has translation MEIKRGGSQPSMKGPAEWFTGTVRIDPLFEAVLPARAGGGSVTFEPGGRTAWHTHPLGQTLIVTAGVGRVQRWGGPVEEIRPGDVVWFPPGEKHWHGATSTTAMTHIAIHEKLDGKVVDWLEHVTDAQYDGRPA, from the coding sequence ATGGAAATCAAGCGAGGCGGGTCCCAACCGTCGATGAAGGGACCTGCAGAGTGGTTCACCGGAACAGTCCGCATCGATCCCTTGTTCGAGGCGGTCCTTCCGGCGCGTGCGGGCGGTGGCAGCGTCACATTCGAGCCCGGGGGCCGCACCGCATGGCACACGCACCCGCTCGGCCAGACGCTCATCGTGACCGCCGGCGTCGGCCGAGTGCAGCGGTGGGGTGGTCCGGTGGAGGAGATCCGCCCAGGGGATGTCGTGTGGTTTCCGCCCGGGGAGAAGCATTGGCACGGAGCTACGTCCACGACGGCGATGACGCACATCGCGATTCACGAGAAGCTCGACGGCAAAGTTGTGGATTGGCTGGAACACGTCACCGATGCACAGTACGACGGCCGCCCCGCGTGA
- a CDS encoding ECF-type sigma factor, which yields MDQRSVSWQNRTHFFAIAARLMRRIVLERARARRAAKRASPVPSMCPQTVPASPRRSRQVGACSSNPSGPFKGIVLTIGRFTLVFAQDPTQRIQELAGRGQLLDGCALIS from the coding sequence ATCGATCAACGTTCCGTCAGCTGGCAGAATCGCACGCACTTCTTTGCCATCGCCGCGCGACTGATGCGGCGCATCGTGCTGGAACGGGCCCGCGCCAGACGCGCAGCCAAGCGTGCATCACCGGTGCCTTCCATGTGTCCACAGACAGTGCCGGCATCACCACGGCGGTCTCGACAGGTCGGAGCGTGTTCTTCAAACCCATCGGGTCCATTCAAGGGGATCGTGTTGACGATCGGCCGGTTCACCTTGGTCTTCGCGCAGGATCCAACGCAGCGGATTCAAGAGCTCGCGGGACGCGGTCAATTGCTCGATGGTTGCGCCCTCATATCGTGA
- a CDS encoding GSU2403 family nucleotidyltransferase fold protein, with amino-acid sequence MTAERDNENIAVLFDALAPYLDRVVIVGGWAHRLFRQHALAQALPYRPLMTRDTDVAIPSGITADKGNLRDRLLVRGFIEEFLGDDRPPVTHYQLGDDAGFYAEFLTPLSGGEFRRDGTKDVTTSVSGVSAQKLRHLDVLLIAPWSVTLRSTGATMNIIRESCLLHCAEAADQWQANITSARQRRAVHSRHTGTAWWLDRCHVVSRLSVEA; translated from the coding sequence GTGACCGCCGAACGCGACAACGAGAACATTGCCGTCCTCTTCGATGCTCTGGCTCCATACCTTGACCGTGTCGTCATCGTTGGCGGGTGGGCACATCGGCTGTTTAGGCAACACGCGCTGGCGCAGGCGCTGCCGTATCGACCGCTGATGACCCGTGACACGGACGTGGCGATTCCAAGTGGCATCACCGCCGACAAGGGGAACCTGCGTGACCGGCTGCTCGTGCGAGGCTTCATAGAGGAGTTCCTGGGAGACGACCGCCCGCCTGTCACCCACTATCAACTGGGCGATGATGCGGGGTTCTACGCGGAGTTCCTGACACCGCTCTCAGGAGGCGAGTTCCGGAGGGACGGAACAAAGGACGTGACCACTTCCGTCAGCGGTGTGTCTGCGCAGAAGCTGCGTCATCTCGACGTGCTGTTGATTGCGCCTTGGAGCGTGACGCTTCGTTCCACCGGCGCGACGATGAACATCATTCGCGAATCCTGTCTGCTACATTGCGCAGAAGCTGCTGATCAGTGGCAAGCGAACATCACGTCAGCGCGCCAAAGACGTGCTGTACATTCACGACACACTGGAACTGCTTGGTGGCTCGATCGATGTCACGTTGTCAGTCGTTTGTCAGTCGAGGCCTGA
- a CDS encoding cyclophilin-like fold protein has translation MVNYHASVVSLVVALALACTWPGPLTAQRAVSESSMGNTLTLAIGDETFVATPVDNRTASAFKSLLPLSVRMSELNGNEKLFRLPASLPTQPSRPSSIQSGDVMLYGSDTLVLFYKSFATTYSYTRIARIDDPAGLERALGPGSVTVTLAVRQGK, from the coding sequence ATGGTCAACTATCACGCGTCCGTGGTCTCGCTTGTCGTCGCACTGGCGCTGGCCTGCACGTGGCCGGGTCCGCTGACGGCCCAGCGAGCCGTGAGTGAAAGCTCCATGGGCAATACATTGACGCTCGCGATCGGCGACGAAACGTTCGTCGCCACACCGGTGGACAACCGCACAGCCTCCGCCTTCAAGTCACTGCTGCCGTTGTCGGTCCGGATGTCGGAACTCAATGGCAACGAGAAGCTCTTCAGACTGCCGGCGAGTCTGCCGACGCAGCCATCGAGGCCATCGTCGATCCAGAGCGGCGACGTGATGCTCTACGGCTCCGACACGCTGGTGCTCTTCTACAAGTCGTTTGCCACCACGTACAGCTACACGCGCATCGCGCGGATCGACGACCCTGCGGGGCTCGAGCGCGCGCTTGGGCCTGGCAGCGTCACCGTGACGTTGGCAGTGCGGCAGGGGAAATAG
- a CDS encoding ThuA domain-containing protein, which produces MAGSSASSYRGDTGSGAGKHIVFIAGDHEYRSEETLPMLARIMAHHYGFTCSVLFTTNPQTGEIDPESSHITGLATLDKADLLVIFTRFKDFPDAEMKHVVDYLNRGGPVVGLRTATHAFQIQRADAAYAKYSWKGTPEYVGGFGRQILGETWVSHYGANHKQSSRLVAEKGEAGHPILRGVKDAWVKSGGYTANPIEGSHVLATGEILDGMTPDSPPAQGKTLQPVAWYRTYTADSGKQGRAFATTHGASEDIVNDGFRRLMVNAILWGAGLESSISPDGPIALVGPYHPTTYAFKGFIRGMKPSDFAGWDSAIPKR; this is translated from the coding sequence ATGGCCGGTTCTTCAGCAAGCTCCTACAGGGGCGACACGGGCAGCGGGGCCGGCAAGCACATCGTCTTCATCGCGGGCGATCACGAATACCGCAGCGAAGAGACGCTCCCGATGCTGGCCCGCATCATGGCGCATCACTACGGGTTCACGTGCAGCGTCTTGTTCACCACCAACCCGCAGACCGGCGAGATCGATCCCGAGAGTTCGCACATCACCGGCCTGGCGACCCTCGACAAGGCCGATCTGCTCGTCATCTTCACCCGCTTCAAGGATTTCCCTGACGCGGAGATGAAGCACGTGGTCGACTATCTCAATCGCGGCGGCCCGGTCGTCGGCCTCCGCACCGCCACGCACGCCTTCCAGATTCAACGGGCCGATGCCGCTTACGCCAAATATTCCTGGAAGGGCACGCCGGAGTACGTCGGCGGCTTCGGCCGGCAGATTCTCGGCGAGACGTGGGTGTCGCACTACGGCGCCAATCACAAACAGAGCTCGCGCCTGGTGGCCGAGAAGGGCGAGGCGGGCCACCCGATCCTGCGCGGCGTGAAGGACGCGTGGGTGAAGTCCGGCGGCTACACGGCCAACCCCATCGAAGGGAGCCACGTGCTGGCCACCGGCGAGATCCTCGACGGCATGACCCCGGATTCGCCTCCCGCCCAGGGCAAGACGCTCCAGCCCGTCGCCTGGTACCGCACCTACACCGCCGACTCCGGCAAGCAGGGGCGGGCCTTCGCGACGACCCATGGCGCCTCCGAGGACATCGTCAACGACGGCTTCCGGCGCTTGATGGTGAATGCGATCCTGTGGGGCGCCGGCCTCGAGTCGAGCATCAGCCCCGATGGGCCAATCGCCCTAGTCGGTCCGTACCATCCGACGACCTACGCGTTCAAGGGCTTCATCAGGGGGATGAAGCCCTCGGACTTCGCCGGGTGGGACTCGGCGATCCCGAAGCGATAG
- a CDS encoding IS5 family transposase gives MRGDDRQPTSMFSYVSAEDRVPADHPLRPIRVLVDEILRDMSRDFDGLYARVGRPSIPPERLLRAQLLQLFYSIRSERLLMEQLDYNILFRWFVGLEMDEPIWVPTVFTKNRDRLLNQEVARQFLQRVVDRASAWMSDEHFTVDGTLIEAWASQKSFQPKAGPPEGDGRNFHGQTRTNDTHASKTDPDARLYRKSFQSEARLAYLGHVLMENRHGLIVDGMATTADGHAERDAALLMLQKHARPSRPRTLGADKLFDTRDFVDVTRQLGYTPHVSQNVKRTGGSAIDRRTTRHAGYSISQACRPRIERVFGWLKPLAGLRKVKLRGLDKVDSLFVFACAAFNLRRLPRLLAMAATPA, from the coding sequence ATGCGCGGAGACGACCGTCAGCCCACCTCGATGTTCAGCTACGTCTCGGCCGAGGATCGCGTCCCGGCCGATCATCCGCTGCGCCCGATTCGTGTGCTGGTCGACGAGATCCTGCGCGACATGTCGCGCGACTTCGATGGCCTCTATGCCCGCGTCGGCCGTCCGTCGATTCCGCCTGAGCGCCTGCTGCGGGCGCAGTTGCTGCAGTTGTTCTACTCGATCCGCAGCGAGCGGCTGCTGATGGAGCAGCTCGATTACAACATCCTGTTCCGGTGGTTCGTGGGGCTCGAGATGGACGAGCCGATCTGGGTCCCGACCGTCTTCACCAAGAACCGCGATCGCTTGCTGAATCAGGAGGTCGCGCGCCAGTTCCTGCAACGGGTCGTCGACCGGGCCTCGGCGTGGATGTCTGACGAGCACTTCACCGTCGACGGCACGTTGATCGAGGCCTGGGCGAGTCAGAAGAGTTTTCAGCCGAAGGCCGGGCCGCCCGAGGGTGATGGCCGCAACTTCCATGGCCAAACACGCACCAACGACACGCACGCCTCCAAGACCGATCCGGATGCGCGGTTGTATCGCAAATCGTTCCAGAGCGAGGCGCGGCTGGCGTACCTCGGGCACGTGCTGATGGAGAATCGCCACGGTTTGATCGTGGACGGCATGGCCACGACGGCGGATGGCCACGCCGAACGCGACGCCGCGCTGCTGATGCTGCAGAAGCATGCGCGTCCGTCGCGCCCGCGCACGCTCGGCGCGGACAAACTTTTCGACACCCGCGATTTCGTCGATGTCACGCGGCAACTCGGATACACGCCGCACGTCAGCCAGAACGTGAAGCGGACGGGCGGCAGCGCGATCGATCGGCGCACGACACGGCATGCCGGCTACAGCATCAGTCAGGCCTGTCGGCCGCGCATCGAACGCGTCTTCGGGTGGCTGAAACCGCTGGCGGGGCTGCGCAAGGTGAAGCTCCGCGGGCTCGACAAGGTCGACAGCCTGTTCGTCTTCGCGTGCGCCGCCTTCAACCTGCGACGACTGCCGAGACTCCTCGCGATGGCGGCTACGCCTGCGTAA
- a CDS encoding alpha/beta hydrolase: protein MSNRTGTGRAAKPPLGLDAGRRGFLKLTGAGVAAGLMSAIDAPVFAQQTLAWDKTFPKSDRVDHRKVSFYNRLGIALVADRYSPKTLDRSQRHAALVVGGPFGAVKEQSSGLYAQTMAERGYITVAHDPSYVGESGGQPQGIASSEALVEDFSAAVDYLGGLSVVDRERIGVIGVCGSGGFGLAAAEIDPRIKAVATVSMYDIGQAKRQGLAPQLDDSALRKNLSDVASQRWAEVDGAERTMVIGTPQVLTASSTAIDREFFDYYRTPRGRHPRATTAFARSSDAQMMLFWSYQHLGWISPRPVLLITGDQAHSRIFSEHAYEKASEPKELFVVPGAGHVDLYDRVNLIPWDKLQSFFGPHLARGAAPSSRLR from the coding sequence ATGAGCAACCGAACCGGAACCGGCCGCGCCGCAAAACCGCCGCTCGGCCTCGATGCCGGTCGGCGGGGCTTCTTGAAGCTGACTGGTGCGGGTGTCGCGGCGGGCCTGATGTCGGCCATCGATGCGCCGGTGTTCGCGCAGCAGACCCTCGCGTGGGACAAGACGTTTCCCAAGAGCGATCGCGTCGATCACCGGAAGGTCAGCTTCTACAACCGACTCGGCATCGCCCTCGTGGCGGACCGTTATAGCCCGAAGACTCTCGATCGCTCGCAGCGACACGCCGCACTTGTGGTGGGCGGTCCGTTCGGCGCCGTCAAGGAGCAGTCGTCGGGCCTCTATGCCCAGACGATGGCCGAGCGCGGCTACATCACGGTCGCTCACGACCCGTCCTACGTCGGCGAAAGCGGCGGCCAGCCTCAGGGCATTGCCTCCTCGGAAGCCCTCGTCGAGGACTTCAGCGCCGCTGTTGACTATCTGGGCGGGCTCTCTGTTGTGGACCGCGAGCGGATCGGCGTCATCGGCGTGTGCGGCAGTGGCGGTTTCGGCCTGGCGGCAGCTGAGATCGACCCGCGGATCAAGGCGGTAGCCACGGTCAGCATGTACGACATCGGTCAGGCCAAACGGCAGGGGCTCGCCCCACAGCTGGACGACAGCGCGCTCAGAAAGAACCTGAGCGACGTCGCATCGCAGCGCTGGGCCGAGGTCGATGGCGCGGAGCGGACGATGGTGATCGGCACGCCGCAGGTACTGACCGCAAGCTCGACGGCGATTGATAGGGAGTTCTTCGACTACTACCGCACGCCCCGCGGTCGGCATCCGCGCGCTACCACCGCGTTCGCTCGGTCGAGTGACGCGCAGATGATGCTGTTCTGGTCGTATCAGCATCTCGGCTGGATCTCGCCGCGCCCGGTGCTCTTGATCACGGGCGACCAGGCCCATTCACGCATCTTCAGCGAGCACGCCTACGAAAAGGCGTCGGAGCCGAAGGAACTCTTCGTCGTTCCCGGCGCCGGCCACGTGGACCTCTACGACCGCGTGAACCTCATTCCGTGGGACAAGCTGCAGTCCTTCTTCGGACCGCATCTGGCACGAGGCGCGGCGCCATCGTCGCGTCTTCGCTGA
- a CDS encoding LysR family transcriptional regulator, which translates to MRDELSVLSAFLVVAEERSFTKAAKQLNISTSGLSHAIRRLEEQIGVRLLTRTTRSVSPTDAGEQLLAHLRPALADIRATLTNLSGLQTKPVGRVRLLCPRLAAKTVLAPGLGRFARDYPDVELDITTDDSRVDLVSAGFDAGIQFGEYIAQDMVAVRVSPDLRPAIVGAPAYFALHAKPTAPRDVLQHRCIGFRHRGESKYRWEFDKGDQSLAISVSGSLNVDDLDLVIQAALDGAGLAWVAEDRIVQHLATGALVRVLEDWCPPFPGFFLYYPSRKQQPAALAAVIDTFRFTN; encoded by the coding sequence ATGCGAGACGAACTCAGCGTGCTTTCGGCATTCCTGGTGGTGGCCGAAGAGCGCAGCTTCACCAAGGCGGCGAAGCAGTTGAACATCTCCACGTCAGGCTTAAGTCACGCCATTCGTCGGCTCGAGGAGCAGATCGGCGTGCGGTTGCTGACGCGTACCACGCGGAGCGTGTCCCCGACCGATGCCGGCGAGCAGTTGCTGGCACACCTCCGGCCCGCGCTGGCCGACATCAGGGCCACGCTGACCAACCTGTCCGGCCTGCAGACCAAGCCGGTCGGACGCGTCCGTTTGCTGTGCCCGCGGCTTGCCGCGAAGACTGTGCTGGCGCCCGGACTCGGTCGCTTCGCGCGCGACTACCCGGACGTGGAACTCGACATCACGACCGATGACAGCCGCGTCGACCTCGTGTCAGCGGGCTTCGACGCCGGCATCCAGTTCGGCGAGTACATCGCGCAGGACATGGTGGCCGTACGCGTCTCTCCCGATTTGCGCCCCGCGATCGTCGGCGCGCCGGCGTACTTCGCGTTGCACGCCAAGCCGACGGCTCCGCGAGACGTGTTGCAACATCGATGCATCGGTTTCCGTCACCGCGGCGAGAGCAAGTACCGGTGGGAATTCGACAAAGGCGACCAGTCGCTGGCCATCTCCGTGAGCGGATCGCTGAATGTCGATGACTTGGACCTCGTAATCCAAGCGGCTCTCGACGGCGCCGGCCTGGCCTGGGTGGCAGAAGATCGCATCGTGCAGCACCTCGCGACGGGCGCCCTGGTGCGCGTGCTTGAAGATTGGTGCCCACCCTTCCCCGGGTTCTTCCTCTACTATCCCAGTCGGAAGCAGCAGCCCGCGGCACTTGCCGCTGTGATCGACACCTTCCGCTTCACGAATTGA
- a CDS encoding zinc-dependent alcohol dehydrogenase family protein: MKATMLYGPRDVRFEERPDPTIVRPTDAIIRVSAACVCGSDLWPYRGAQPLSGPTPMGHEYCGIVEDVGREVRTVMRGQFVVGSFATSDNTCPHCRHGYHSSCVQREFMSEAQAPLLRVPLADGTLVATDEVPSDDLLSSLLTTSDVLGTGWFAADAAHVTPGATVAVVGDGAVGLLGVLSAKQMGAERIIAMSRHATRQALAREFGATDIVSERGDEGVARIKELTKGVGADAVLECVGTQESMMQAIRATRPGGGAGFVGVPHGVALDGEPLFFSHVRLHGGPAPVRRYLPHLIDLVLKGTIEPGKVFDLTLPLDQVAEGYRAMDERRAIKALLRP, encoded by the coding sequence ATGAAAGCGACGATGCTCTACGGTCCGAGGGACGTGCGGTTCGAGGAGCGGCCGGACCCGACAATCGTGCGGCCCACCGATGCGATCATTCGCGTCTCGGCCGCATGCGTCTGCGGGTCTGATCTCTGGCCCTACCGAGGCGCCCAGCCCCTCAGCGGTCCCACCCCGATGGGCCATGAATACTGCGGCATCGTCGAGGATGTCGGTCGTGAGGTCCGAACGGTCATGCGCGGGCAGTTCGTCGTCGGCTCGTTCGCGACGTCCGACAACACCTGCCCGCACTGCCGTCACGGCTACCACTCGTCGTGTGTCCAGCGCGAGTTCATGTCCGAGGCGCAGGCCCCGCTGCTGCGTGTGCCTCTTGCGGATGGCACCCTGGTGGCCACCGACGAGGTGCCGTCTGACGACCTGCTTTCGAGCCTGCTCACCACCTCGGATGTTCTCGGCACTGGCTGGTTCGCCGCCGACGCCGCACACGTCACGCCGGGTGCCACGGTCGCCGTGGTCGGCGACGGGGCCGTTGGGTTGCTCGGCGTGCTGTCAGCGAAGCAGATGGGCGCCGAACGCATCATTGCGATGAGCCGCCATGCGACGCGCCAGGCGCTCGCGCGCGAGTTCGGTGCTACCGACATCGTCAGCGAGCGCGGCGATGAGGGCGTGGCGCGCATCAAGGAATTGACGAAGGGTGTGGGCGCCGACGCCGTCCTCGAGTGCGTGGGCACGCAGGAATCGATGATGCAGGCGATTCGCGCCACGCGCCCGGGAGGCGGGGCTGGCTTCGTCGGCGTCCCGCACGGCGTCGCTCTCGATGGCGAGCCGCTCTTCTTTTCCCATGTGCGCCTGCACGGCGGCCCGGCTCCTGTGCGGCGATACCTGCCACACCTCATCGACCTCGTCCTGAAAGGCACCATCGAGCCCGGCAAGGTCTTCGATCTCACGCTGCCCCTCGATCAAGTCGCGGAGGGCTATCGTGCGATGGACGAACGCCGCGCCATCAAGGCGTTGCTGCGCCCGTAG
- a CDS encoding ATP-binding protein, translating to MLLQQVLVNLVMNALDAMVETPQARRKLTVRLEGRDTEVDISVHDTGFGLPTDAQLFARFVTTKSHGLESVSSSICTKALSLPATVPRVAPRSRLRCPAARPARIVRLAA from the coding sequence GTGTTGTTGCAGCAGGTGCTCGTGAACTTGGTGATGAATGCGCTGGACGCGATGGTTGAGACGCCTCAGGCGAGGCGCAAGCTCACGGTCCGCCTCGAAGGCAGGGACACCGAAGTCGACATCTCCGTGCATGACACAGGTTTCGGCCTTCCGACGGATGCCCAACTGTTCGCGCGCTTCGTGACGACGAAGTCGCACGGTCTCGAATCGGTCTCATCATCGATTTGCACCAAGGCATTGTCGCTGCCCGCAACAGTCCCGAGGGTGGCACCACGTTCACGGTTACGTTGCCCTGCAGCGCGGCCAGCACGCATCGTCCGACTGGCGGCGTGA
- a CDS encoding SGNH/GDSL hydrolase family protein — MRVLSTLVAGLILAAELGATAGTSVLFIGNSFTYGHGSAVRFYRADTVTDLNSEGIGGVPALFKSFTQQAGLEYDVSVETRGGSGLDFHLENKVGVIARRGWDVVVMHGHSLLDNDKPGDAAKLIATIQQMASVLRARNPQVDLYLMATWSRADQTYQAAGAWAGQPIEAMARDVRMAYDKAAAAASIKTAIPVGEAFTRAIQVGVADKNPYDGIEAGKLSLWTYDHYHASTHGYYLAALVIFGRLTARDPRSLGDNECSAYELGLSRSETQALQQVAFDQLADTGAVRAAPLVLPKPVNPERCVPGR; from the coding sequence ATGCGAGTGCTATCGACACTGGTCGCCGGCCTCATCTTGGCGGCTGAACTGGGAGCGACTGCTGGCACGAGCGTCCTGTTCATCGGCAACAGTTTCACCTATGGCCACGGGTCGGCTGTCCGCTTCTACCGCGCCGACACAGTAACAGACCTCAACAGCGAAGGCATCGGCGGCGTGCCGGCGCTCTTCAAGTCGTTTACCCAACAGGCGGGACTCGAGTACGACGTGTCGGTCGAGACACGCGGCGGTTCCGGGCTCGACTTTCACCTTGAGAACAAGGTCGGTGTGATTGCCAGGCGCGGCTGGGATGTCGTGGTCATGCACGGACATTCCTTGCTGGACAATGACAAGCCTGGCGATGCGGCCAAGCTCATTGCCACGATTCAGCAGATGGCAAGCGTCCTCCGTGCGCGGAATCCTCAGGTCGACCTGTACCTGATGGCAACGTGGTCGCGTGCCGACCAGACATACCAAGCGGCGGGCGCTTGGGCCGGTCAGCCCATCGAGGCCATGGCACGGGACGTACGCATGGCGTATGACAAGGCCGCTGCCGCAGCTTCGATCAAGACCGCGATTCCAGTCGGCGAAGCCTTCACGCGTGCCATCCAAGTCGGCGTCGCAGACAAGAATCCTTACGATGGCATCGAGGCGGGCAAACTCAGCCTCTGGACCTACGACCACTATCACGCCAGTACGCACGGCTACTACCTGGCGGCCCTCGTCATCTTCGGCCGTCTGACCGCGCGCGATCCGCGCTCGCTTGGCGACAACGAGTGCTCGGCGTACGAACTTGGTTTGTCGCGGTCAGAGACCCAGGCTCTGCAGCAAGTCGCTTTTGACCAGCTTGCCGACACGGGCGCAGTCAGGGCGGCTCCATTGGTGCTCCCGAAGCCGGTTAACCCTGAGCGCTGCGTCCCAGGACGATAG